In the genome of Pseudomonas lalucatii, the window CGGTTGACCTCCTTCGGCAGGTCGATGGCCTTGACCCGCACGTCCACCACCTCGATGCCCAGCTCGCTCTGCGCGGCGCGGTTCAGCGAGGCGGTCACGTCGGCCATCAGCGCGTCGCGCTCGCCCGACACCGACTCGTGCAGCGTGCGCTTACCGAACTGGTCGCGCAGCGAAGCCTCCAGACGCCGCGCCAGGCGCTCGTCGGCGATCTGCTTGATGCCCGAGGTGGCGGTGTAGTAGGCCTCGGCGTCGAGCACCCGCCACTTGGCGAAGGCATCGACCATCAGCGCCTTCTTCTCCAGGGTCAGGAAGCGCGAGCTGCTCGAGTCGAGCGTCAGCAGGCGACCGTCGAACTTGCGCACCTGGTTGACGTACGGAATCTTCACATGCAGACCCGGCTGCACGTCCGGCTCGACGATGCGGCCGAACTGCAACAGCACCGCCCGCTCGGTCTGCGCGACGATATAGAAGCTGTTCCAGGCGACGATCGCCAATACCACGCCGACGATCAGGGCGATCAGTGATTTATTGCTCATCAACGGCT includes:
- the hflC gene encoding protease modulator HflC, which translates into the protein MSNKSLIALIVGVVLAIVAWNSFYIVAQTERAVLLQFGRIVEPDVQPGLHVKIPYVNQVRKFDGRLLTLDSSSSRFLTLEKKALMVDAFAKWRVLDAEAYYTATSGIKQIADERLARRLEASLRDQFGKRTLHESVSGERDALMADVTASLNRAAQSELGIEVVDVRVKAIDLPKEVNRSVFDRMSSEREREAREHRAKGKELAEGIRADADRQRRVLLAEAYRQAEELRGEGDAQAAAIYAQAYGQDQEFYSFYRSLRAYRESFADKRDVLVLDPKSDFFRYLEKSKP